AAAAACTTGAGCAGCAATAAACATGAAAAAAGAAAAAACCCCAATAATGACAATACTCTTTTTTGTCAATCCCTTTAATTCATCATTATTATCAGCACCATAATGATAGCTTATCACCGGAGCCGAGCCAACAGAGTATCCAATAAACATAGCAATAAAAATCAACTCAACATACATGAGAACACCAAAGGCAGCAACCCCGTCTTCACCCGCATATTTCAGCAACTGCATATTATAAAGCATTCCAACAGTTGACATGGAAATAACATTAACCATTTCAGAAGAGCCATTAATAGATGCCTTGAGCAGTGTTTTTCCGTCAAATTTAGTTTTGGTCAATTGAAGAAGACTGGTGTTTTTCTTACTAAAATAAATTAAAGGAACAATACCTCCAACACACTCGCTTATAACAGTAGCTGCTGCTGCACCCACAAGCCCCCAGGAGAAAACAACAATAAACAAGATATCTAAAACTATATTAATTATGCCTGCCGCAACAGTAATACCCATTCCAATTTTGGGTTTTTCTGCAGTAGCAAACAGGCATTGGAACTCAATTTGAAGGACAAAAGCAGGAATTGAAATTAAAACAACTCGTCCGTAGAGAATACTGCCTTCCAGCAACTGCCCCTCTGCCCCAAGCGCAGCAGCGATGGGTCGAATAAAAACAATACCAAAAATAGTTAAAAAAACACTGATCACTATAGATACATAAATCAGAAGAGAAAAAATCTGATTTGCCTTTTCTTTTTCACCCTGGCCTATGGTTTTGGCAATCAAAGCACCACCACCGGTTCCAAACATAAAACCTACACATGCCAAAATCATAAGAAAAGGCATAATAAAGTTGACGGCCGCAAAGGGGGTTTTCCCTACAAAATTAGAAACAAAAAAACCGTCAACCACTCCATAAATAGAAGTAAAAACCAGCATGACTATAGATGGGAAGGTAAACCTTAATAATTTTTTATAGTTAAACCGGTCAGATAACTGAATCAACTTCTGTTCTTCCGCACCAGGATTTTACAAATTCAGCTACTACCGGAGTTAACTCTTTAATATTCCAATCTGTGGTATTTAGAGTTAATTGATAATCGTATCTGTCTCCCCAACTGTTCCCTGAAATAAGCTCGCAGACCTGAGCTCGATTTTTATCAACCCGACGAATCTTTTTTTCTATTTCTTTGGCAGTCAACTCCCTATATTCGGGATCAATTTCTATACAGCGAGAAATTTTTGCTTTCATATCAGCACAAACAAAAATATTGAAGGGCTTGTATTTTTTAAGCAGCACATCCGCATTTCTTCCCACAATGACAAAGTCTTTCCCGGTTGCTGCAATCTGCTCAATTACTTTTTTTTGTTCTAAGAGCAAACCTGTCTGGACAGAATGTAGAGAAATTCCAGCAATGGCTTTACGGAAAGTCAAGGGTCTTTTTTGCCATGTTTCCTGCTCTATGGCCCGTTCTACATAATTTTCATCCATACCCTTGTTTGAGGCTATAAAAGTAATAATTTCTTTGTCGTAATAATCACAGCCAAAAAAATCAGCCAACCTTTTACCAAGCTCTCTTCCTCCGCTGCCAAACTCTCGACTAATAGTAACGATTTGCATGCTCTCTCCCTTTATTAGAGCTCTTTAAATTTCTGCCTTACTAAAATACAATACTTAATTTGGGTTAAAGACTTTTTACGAATAAGATCATACAGAAAAAAACTTCCATCATTGTCAGCAATTTTAATTGTGTAGCTGGTCATTTGTTTATCTTCTGCAACAATTTACCTTAATAGTAAAGAAACTTTAGCAGCAAATTTTTACAAAAGACCAACCAGTTAAAAAAACTTGATGATACAAAAAATAAAGGGGAAATCAGCAGCATCTTTAAATGCTCGATTTCCCCTAAATAAACAAAAACTATTAAATTTTCCCATATAAAAAAGTTAGCCTGATAATAATCGCCTAACCCTTTGGAACCAATCTATTACCATTTATTCTTAAGGTATCTGTGCTCCATAGCCTTCTACAGCTCCAAAAAGATCAAATACTTTTTCATAGGGATAACGGTTACCATACATGGAAACCCGAACAGTTTCTGTTCCCTGCATATTCATCCCCAATGCATTTCTAAACTGGTTTAACGATGAATTTGGATTGAATGAAGAGGTTTGTGTGCCTGTAATTCCTATAAATCCTTTAAGATAAGGAGCCACTATTTTTTTACTAATGGCAGTTACTTCTTCTTCATTCATTTCTCTATTATTTTCGTATTTAACAAGCTGCTCTACATCTTCAAAGTTTTTTGCAAGAACATAGGTCCATCCACCACCGCCTGAAGGCATTACCAAATCGCCATTTCTATTGCCAAAAAACAAGTTGTTCCAAGCCGAAGTTACCCGCTTAGCTTCTTTCCTTTTATCAGCATCAATATAGGTACGATCCAAGGCTCCGTAATTGCTGCAGCCAAATATATTATTATAAACATCGGCATCAATACCAGTCATATAGCGAAACCCGTACCCCATGTCTTCCATATGTTTTGTGCGGCACCAAGTAAACAGCACTGTATTGTCATGAAACTCAACAAAAGACTCATTGGGTTTTGCCAGCCCGCTGCGCATCTCGCAGGCAGACATCCGGTTTGCTACAAATAAATTGTTCTTTATTTCAAAATGACCGCCTTTGCAGGACATTTGTATGGCAAAATGATATCCATTAAGGAATACACAATTTTGAATGGTAAGCTTACCTTCTGCCTCGCCGCTGATAAGCTGAAAGGCACTTTTCATACCCTCGGGCTGAACCACGGGAACTCCCTGTGGTGATTCTCCCACACCTACAATACGTCCGGTTTCGCAACCTTCGGGAGCAGAAGCTACTGGATTGTCATAAATAGGCATTACATAGGTATTTATTTGTCCCCGATCAAAAACAATCCCATCTACAAGTATAACTCCATCTCTTTTTCCAACTACCCGGATATCCATTATTCCCTGATTACCCGAAGTCATTTTCTGTGCAACACCAGGACGCATTGTAGTGCGAAACTTGATAGGATCTCTTTGAGTAAAATCATTGGAAAAACCGCCTACAATAGAAACATATTTGTTTACCTTTACCCAACCCTGCTCCAAATAGCCTAGATAATTTCCTTCAGCAACACAAATAACAGCACCTTCAGGAGCCTTGTCAATGGCTTTTTGCAAATCTTTTATGGGTTTAGCTAAACTACCGTCATTTCGGTTGCTGCCGTTAGCTACTGATACATATAAGGTCTTTGTTCCCTTGGGGATTTCAAACTGGGTATCAATTTTTTTTGCACTGACCTGTCCTTGAAATACAAAACCAAATACAAATAAACAGGCTATGGCCATTACTACTCTATTAGCTGTCGTTTTCATATTTTTGAATTTTCCTTTTAATGGTTATTCTTTTAGTTAATCAGCAATCAAGAACCCTTTTATCCTGTTTCAACTTCGAATTTAAAACTTAAACCTCAAATCAATCTTATTTTTCATCAATTACTGATTATCTAATTACTAGATCCACCCATTTTTTTAATCATCCTAAATACTTTTAATTCTTAATTTTCCTAATTTGTTTTTAAAAAATAAATTAGGAAAAAATTACTCATAA
The nucleotide sequence above comes from Desulforegulaceae bacterium. Encoded proteins:
- a CDS encoding MATE family efflux transporter yields the protein MLVFTSIYGVVDGFFVSNFVGKTPFAAVNFIMPFLMILACVGFMFGTGGGALIAKTIGQGEKEKANQIFSLLIYVSIVISVFLTIFGIVFIRPIAAALGAEGQLLEGSILYGRVVLISIPAFVLQIEFQCLFATAEKPKIGMGITVAAGIINIVLDILFIVVFSWGLVGAAAATVISECVGGIVPLIYFSKKNTSLLQLTKTKFDGKTLLKASINGSSEMVNVISMSTVGMLYNMQLLKYAGEDGVAAFGVLMYVELIFIAMFIGYSVGSAPVISYHYGADNNDELKGLTKKSIVIIGVFSFFMFIAAQVFSRPLSLLFVGYDQVLMAMTLRAFFIFSFSFLFAGFGIYGSSFFTAMNDGLTSAFISFLRTLVFQVAAVLIFPLFWGVDGIWISIVAAEAMAVFVTLLFFIGNRKKYHY
- a CDS encoding cytidylate kinase-like family protein; protein product: MQIVTISREFGSGGRELGKRLADFFGCDYYDKEIITFIASNKGMDENYVERAIEQETWQKRPLTFRKAIAGISLHSVQTGLLLEQKKVIEQIAATGKDFVIVGRNADVLLKKYKPFNIFVCADMKAKISRCIEIDPEYRELTAKEIEKKIRRVDKNRAQVCELISGNSWGDRYDYQLTLNTTDWNIKELTPVVAEFVKSWCGRTEVDSVI